A genomic window from Streptomyces sp. NBC_00234 includes:
- a CDS encoding futalosine hydrolase, with translation MRDSLARVLVVTAVPVERDAVTRAFGDGPRVRSVPGAEIHRAGGLDVLAGGAGPAAAAASAAFALAAAPTPYELIVSAGIGGGFAPAAPVGSLVVARRIVAADLGAQTPDGFVPVTGLGFGRDWYLPPRSLVRAVAAATGAVSGEVLTVSTVTGSAARAAELLAAHPGAVAEAMEGFGVAEAAELLGVPVLELRAVSNAVGPRDRAAWRIGEALAALTEAFGKIAPVLEGWTLHDRHLD, from the coding sequence TTGCGGGACTCCCTCGCGCGTGTGCTCGTCGTGACCGCTGTCCCCGTGGAGAGGGACGCGGTCACGCGTGCGTTCGGGGACGGGCCGCGGGTGCGTTCCGTGCCGGGTGCGGAGATCCACCGGGCCGGTGGCCTCGACGTCCTGGCGGGCGGAGCCGGTCCGGCCGCCGCCGCGGCCTCGGCCGCGTTCGCGCTGGCCGCCGCCCCCACCCCGTACGAACTGATCGTCTCCGCCGGCATCGGCGGCGGCTTCGCGCCCGCCGCCCCCGTGGGCTCGCTCGTCGTGGCGAGACGCATCGTCGCCGCGGACCTGGGGGCGCAGACCCCCGACGGGTTCGTCCCGGTGACCGGTCTCGGCTTCGGCCGCGACTGGTATCTGCCGCCTCGCTCGCTGGTACGCGCGGTGGCCGCGGCCACCGGCGCCGTCTCCGGCGAGGTGCTCACCGTCTCCACCGTGACCGGCAGCGCGGCGCGTGCCGCGGAGCTGCTCGCAGCGCACCCGGGTGCCGTCGCCGAGGCGATGGAGGGGTTCGGTGTCGCCGAGGCCGCCGAACTGCTCGGCGTACCGGTGCTGGAGCTGCGGGCCGTCTCGAACGCGGTCGGTCCGCGCGACCGGGCCGCCTGGCGCATCGGCGAGGCCCTGGCCGCGCTCACCGAGGCGTTCGGGAAGATCGCCCCCGTACTGGAAGGTTGGACTCTGCATGACCGACACCTCGACTGA
- a CDS encoding DUF2771 domain-containing protein produces MTVAFFSGKSRRIGVALGAVSAGLLVLSACDKPTPLATVTVGDKSVAVEASCYNDGDPIKESLIQGCLNKKAEHSIDVAMDDKVRFGVDPEIADNGWTLFINGQQAEQEPYKKTYRSIPGSAFFASQTGETTNKTQISIVETTGKRLTGIWQFQLKKTD; encoded by the coding sequence ATGACCGTTGCGTTCTTCTCAGGTAAGAGCCGTCGAATCGGCGTCGCTCTTGGTGCCGTGTCCGCGGGACTCCTCGTCCTGTCCGCCTGCGACAAGCCGACGCCGCTCGCGACCGTGACGGTCGGCGACAAGTCGGTGGCCGTCGAGGCGTCCTGCTACAACGACGGCGATCCCATCAAGGAATCGCTGATCCAGGGCTGCCTGAACAAGAAGGCAGAGCACAGCATCGACGTCGCGATGGACGACAAGGTCCGCTTCGGCGTCGACCCGGAGATCGCCGACAACGGCTGGACGCTCTTCATCAACGGCCAGCAGGCCGAGCAGGAGCCCTACAAGAAGACCTACCGGTCCATCCCGGGCAGCGCCTTCTTCGCCAGCCAGACCGGCGAGACCACCAACAAGACGCAGATCAGCATCGTGGAGACCACGGGCAAGCGGCTCACGGGCATCTGGCAGTTCCAGCTCAAGAAGACCGACTGA
- a CDS encoding MFS transporter, whose translation MAAARSHDGPGPLRTAGRSMGRALHRPFTGTAKGIRKATHAHGAGESGLGKLIELHAVNGAGDVMITVALASTVFFSVPTDEARGRVALYLAITMLPFTLLAPVIGPLLDRLPHGRRAAMAGAMLARALLAITMSGAVATGGLELYPAALGVLVCSKAYGVVRSAVVPRLLPPRFSLVKANSRVTLAGLLATGVAAPIGAGLQSIGSAWPLYGACVIFLAGTFLAFTLPHKVDSAKGERRARLIVPHGETATGNRPTGKGEKAGSRTGSSRVDGSRKGEGEKRGRDKPPGLRSVGPSVLHGLQANASHRALSGFLIFFLAFLLREHPLAGQSAAVSLGIVGVAAGVGNACGTAVGSWLRARGPEVIIATVLGLALGVAVLAAVFFSTLMVAALGAVAGFTQALSKLSLDAMIQRDVPEEVRTSAFARSETLLQMAWVVGGGIGIALPLNGVLGMSVAAGILGLGAATSVRGLLGAARRGTPHPRVA comes from the coding sequence GTGGCTGCCGCCAGGTCGCACGACGGTCCCGGCCCGCTCCGCACGGCGGGCCGGTCGATGGGTCGTGCCCTGCACCGGCCGTTCACCGGCACGGCGAAGGGCATCCGCAAGGCGACGCACGCCCATGGTGCCGGTGAGTCGGGGCTCGGGAAGCTGATCGAACTCCACGCCGTGAACGGCGCGGGCGACGTCATGATCACCGTCGCGCTCGCCTCCACGGTGTTCTTCTCCGTACCGACGGACGAGGCGCGCGGGCGCGTGGCCCTGTACCTCGCCATCACGATGCTTCCGTTCACGCTCCTCGCCCCGGTGATCGGTCCCCTCCTCGACCGGCTGCCGCACGGCCGCCGCGCGGCGATGGCGGGCGCGATGCTCGCCCGGGCGCTGCTCGCGATCACCATGTCGGGGGCGGTGGCGACGGGCGGCCTGGAGCTGTATCCGGCGGCGCTGGGCGTCCTGGTCTGCTCGAAGGCGTACGGGGTGGTGCGCAGCGCCGTCGTGCCACGGCTCCTGCCACCCCGCTTCTCCCTGGTGAAGGCCAATTCCCGGGTCACCCTCGCCGGCCTCCTGGCGACCGGGGTGGCGGCGCCCATCGGGGCGGGCCTCCAGAGCATCGGATCCGCCTGGCCGCTCTACGGAGCCTGCGTGATCTTCCTCGCCGGGACCTTCCTGGCCTTCACGCTGCCGCACAAGGTGGACTCGGCGAAGGGCGAGCGCAGGGCCCGGCTGATCGTTCCGCACGGCGAGACCGCCACCGGGAACCGTCCGACGGGCAAGGGCGAGAAGGCCGGGAGCAGGACCGGAAGCAGCAGGGTCGACGGCAGCCGGAAGGGGGAGGGCGAGAAGCGGGGCCGGGACAAACCACCGGGGCTGCGGTCCGTCGGGCCGTCCGTCCTGCACGGACTCCAGGCGAACGCCTCCCACCGGGCCCTCTCCGGCTTCCTCATCTTCTTCCTGGCGTTCCTGCTGCGCGAGCACCCGCTGGCCGGCCAGAGCGCCGCCGTGTCCCTCGGCATCGTCGGCGTCGCGGCCGGTGTCGGCAACGCCTGCGGTACGGCGGTGGGCTCCTGGCTCAGGGCCCGCGGCCCCGAGGTGATCATCGCGACCGTGCTGGGTCTCGCACTCGGCGTCGCCGTGCTGGCCGCCGTCTTCTTCTCCACCCTCATGGTCGCCGCGCTCGGCGCGGTCGCGGGCTTCACCCAGGCCCTGTCGAAGCTGTCCCTGGACGCCATGATCCAGCGCGACGTACCGGAGGAAGTGCGCACGTCCGCCTTCGCCCGGTCCGAGACCCTGCTGCAGATGGCCTGGGTGGTGGGCGGCGGTATCGGCATCGCCCTCCCCCTCAACGGAGTACTCGGCATGTCGGTCGCCGCGGGCATCCTCGGCCTGGGCGCCGCAACCTCCGTACGGGGGCTGCTGGGCGCCGCGCGGCGCGGCACGCCGCACCCCCGCGTGGCGTGA
- a CDS encoding DUF3027 domain-containing protein has translation MSAATTRSRTARTPAPDRLCAEAVDLARAAAEEAAAPGVVGEHVSLIAEGDRVVTHFFECKEPGYRGWRWAVTVARASRAKNVTLDETVLLPGSDALLAPEWVPWSERLRPGDMGPGDLLPTEAEDLRLEPGYTGEDEPPPNSVESEETELSEDLADLVDTEDAELTTRPGTTSRGSIGAVADELGMRRARVLSRYGLHVAADRWDEAFGPKTPMAQAAPAACDTCAFLVPLAGSLKQAFGVCANEFAPADGRVVSLSYGCGGHSEAAVMPKPPKPAPHALDTLQVDEYPLRPARDSGSVPVDADVAPEDLGHS, from the coding sequence GTGAGTGCTGCGACGACGCGAAGCCGTACTGCCCGTACCCCCGCGCCCGACCGCCTGTGCGCCGAGGCGGTAGACCTCGCCCGTGCGGCGGCCGAAGAGGCTGCCGCGCCCGGTGTGGTCGGTGAACATGTGTCCCTGATCGCCGAGGGGGACCGGGTCGTCACGCACTTCTTCGAGTGCAAGGAGCCCGGGTACCGGGGCTGGCGCTGGGCGGTGACGGTCGCCAGGGCCTCCCGCGCGAAGAACGTCACGCTCGACGAGACGGTCCTGCTGCCCGGTTCCGACGCCCTCCTCGCCCCTGAATGGGTGCCGTGGAGCGAGCGGCTGCGCCCCGGCGACATGGGCCCGGGAGACCTGCTGCCCACCGAGGCGGAGGACCTTCGCCTGGAGCCCGGATACACCGGCGAGGACGAGCCCCCGCCGAACTCCGTCGAGTCCGAGGAGACCGAACTCTCCGAGGACCTGGCCGATCTCGTCGACACGGAGGACGCGGAGCTGACGACGCGCCCCGGTACGACGAGCCGCGGCTCGATCGGCGCGGTCGCGGACGAGCTGGGCATGCGGCGTGCGCGGGTGCTGTCCCGGTACGGACTGCATGTGGCCGCCGACCGCTGGGACGAGGCGTTCGGCCCGAAGACCCCGATGGCACAGGCGGCACCAGCCGCGTGCGACACGTGCGCCTTCCTCGTCCCGCTCGCGGGCTCGCTGAAGCAGGCGTTCGGTGTGTGCGCCAACGAGTTCGCCCCGGCGGACGGCCGGGTGGTCTCGCTGTCGTACGGGTGCGGTGGTCACTCGGAGGCGGCGGTCATGCCGAAGCCGCCGAAACCGGCGCCGCACGCCCTGGACACGCTTCAGGTGGACGAGTACCCGCTGCGGCCGGCGCGGGACAGTGGATCGGTGCCGGTGGACGCGGACGTGGCACCGGAGGATCTGGGCCACTCCTAG
- a CDS encoding sacsin N-terminal ATP-binding-like domain-containing protein yields the protein MNATEGADPFGTARLRRGVLDAWGAGPARFREDANAEEDLALGGYRDRLVVELAQNAADAAARAGVPGRLRLTLHPAATGPGAQDTPAVLAAANTGAPLDATGVESLSTLRASAKREGHESAVGRFGVGFAAVLAVSDEPAVIGRHGGVRWSLPEARELARQAAVGSPGLGDELRRRDGHVPLLRLPLPAEGTAPEGYDTVVVLPLRDGGAEDLVVRLLAAVDDALLLTLSGLDEIVIETPEGVRELRRSQHGAYTHVDDSVHGLNRWRTASAHGPVEPALLADRPVEERLRPHWSVTWAVPVDAEGAPRTPRTAAVVHAPTPTDEPLGVPALLIASLPLDTARRHPAPGPLTDFLVQRAADAYAELLAQWQPVSTATIGLVPGPLGQGELDGALRGAILERLPRIAFLEPAAPHDPSVEPDQWDSWEGPGEGGPGRTTTALRPIEAEVVEGVGAETVQVLAEVLPCLLPAGLERRTELRSLGVARVPLTEAIDRLAGLERDPGWWRRLYDSLAGIDPDRLSGLPVPLAGEPGASAQEAPRTTIGPRQVLLPLPDALTGPVLARLARLGLKVAHPDAAHPLLEKLGALPATPRAVLTTPQVRAAVAGSLDAGEVWDEDALDGDELAETVLTLVRDAELSPGDEPWLGALALPDEDGEPAPAGELVLPGSPFAQIMREGELALCDEELADRWGEQPLTACGVLATFALVRTTDVVLDPDELEPRDSDFAEPDDAGLLDAVDVWCEDVLDQLPDTPVPPVATELVAVRDLDLVDDDAWPQALAMLARPPLRDALTQPVRVLLPDGTTQSVRPYTAWWLRDHPVLDGRRPAGLRAAGGDPRLDGLYDSVDASGFDDAQVLRALGVRTSVDALLDEPGGSAELLGRLADEDRPVGPVQLHALYTALAELDPDQVTLPEELRAVVDDEVRVVDAADAVIADAPDVLPLTGGLPLLPVAPVRAAELAELLQVRRLGETIEAEVTSEGEEHRVPESVRILLGAGTPDSYIEHGELRAGGVELDWRRTPDGVVHAATLEGVAAGLAWAAGQWPRRFEVAALLEDPSRTEELARDRWFD from the coding sequence ATGAATGCGACCGAGGGCGCCGATCCGTTCGGAACGGCACGGCTGCGGCGCGGGGTGCTCGATGCCTGGGGCGCCGGTCCCGCCCGGTTCCGGGAGGACGCCAACGCCGAGGAGGACCTCGCGCTCGGCGGCTACCGTGACCGCCTCGTCGTCGAGCTGGCCCAGAACGCCGCCGACGCCGCCGCCCGCGCGGGAGTACCCGGCCGTCTCCGTCTGACCCTGCACCCGGCGGCCACCGGCCCCGGCGCACAGGACACCCCCGCCGTCCTCGCCGCCGCCAACACCGGCGCCCCGCTCGACGCGACCGGCGTCGAGTCGCTGAGCACTCTGCGCGCCTCCGCGAAGCGGGAAGGGCACGAGTCCGCCGTGGGCCGCTTCGGCGTCGGGTTCGCCGCCGTCCTCGCCGTCAGCGACGAGCCCGCCGTCATCGGCCGGCACGGCGGCGTCCGCTGGTCCCTTCCCGAGGCCCGCGAACTCGCCCGCCAGGCCGCCGTCGGCAGCCCCGGCCTCGGGGACGAACTCCGCCGCCGCGACGGCCACGTACCGCTGCTCCGGCTCCCGCTGCCCGCCGAGGGCACCGCCCCCGAGGGGTACGACACGGTCGTCGTCCTCCCGCTGCGCGACGGCGGCGCCGAGGACCTCGTCGTCCGGCTCCTCGCCGCGGTCGACGACGCCCTGCTCCTCACGCTCTCCGGGCTCGACGAGATCGTCATCGAAACCCCCGAGGGCGTAAGGGAGTTGCGCCGCTCCCAGCACGGCGCGTACACCCACGTCGACGACTCGGTGCACGGCCTCAACCGCTGGCGCACCGCGTCCGCCCACGGCCCCGTCGAGCCCGCCCTGCTCGCCGACCGGCCCGTCGAGGAACGGCTGCGCCCGCACTGGTCGGTCACCTGGGCCGTCCCCGTGGACGCGGAAGGGGCGCCGCGGACTCCCCGCACCGCCGCCGTCGTCCACGCCCCGACGCCCACCGACGAACCCCTCGGCGTGCCCGCCCTGCTCATCGCCTCGCTGCCGCTCGACACGGCCCGCCGCCACCCCGCCCCCGGCCCGCTCACCGACTTCCTGGTGCAGCGCGCGGCCGACGCGTACGCGGAACTGCTCGCCCAGTGGCAGCCCGTGTCCACCGCCACGATCGGACTGGTCCCCGGCCCGCTGGGCCAGGGCGAACTGGACGGCGCACTGCGCGGCGCCATCCTGGAGCGGCTGCCCCGCATCGCGTTCCTGGAGCCCGCCGCGCCCCACGACCCGTCCGTCGAACCCGACCAGTGGGACAGCTGGGAGGGCCCCGGCGAGGGCGGCCCCGGCCGGACCACCACCGCGCTGCGGCCCATCGAGGCCGAGGTCGTGGAGGGGGTCGGTGCCGAGACCGTGCAGGTCCTCGCCGAGGTGCTGCCCTGTCTGCTGCCCGCCGGACTGGAACGCCGCACCGAACTGCGCAGCCTCGGCGTCGCCCGGGTCCCGCTGACCGAGGCCATCGACCGTCTCGCCGGACTCGAACGGGATCCTGGCTGGTGGCGGCGGCTCTACGACAGCCTGGCCGGTATCGACCCCGACCGGCTCTCCGGGCTGCCCGTGCCGCTCGCCGGGGAGCCCGGCGCGTCGGCCCAGGAGGCCCCGCGCACCACCATCGGCCCCCGCCAGGTCCTCCTGCCCCTCCCGGACGCCCTCACCGGGCCCGTCCTGGCCCGGCTGGCCCGCCTCGGCCTGAAGGTCGCCCACCCGGACGCCGCCCATCCGCTCCTGGAGAAGCTGGGCGCCCTGCCCGCGACGCCGCGTGCCGTCCTGACGACCCCGCAGGTGCGGGCCGCCGTCGCCGGTTCGCTGGACGCGGGGGAGGTGTGGGACGAGGACGCGCTGGACGGCGACGAACTGGCCGAGACCGTCCTCACGCTCGTACGGGACGCGGAGCTCTCACCCGGCGACGAACCCTGGCTGGGGGCGCTCGCGCTCCCCGACGAGGACGGCGAGCCGGCGCCCGCCGGTGAACTCGTGCTGCCCGGCAGCCCGTTCGCCCAGATCATGCGGGAGGGCGAACTCGCCCTGTGCGACGAGGAACTGGCCGACCGCTGGGGCGAGCAGCCGCTCACCGCCTGCGGGGTGCTGGCCACGTTCGCGCTCGTACGGACCACCGACGTGGTCCTCGACCCGGACGAACTGGAGCCGCGCGACAGCGACTTCGCCGAACCGGACGACGCAGGGCTGCTCGACGCCGTGGACGTGTGGTGCGAGGACGTGCTCGACCAGCTGCCGGACACTCCGGTGCCGCCGGTCGCCACCGAACTCGTCGCCGTCCGCGACCTGGACCTCGTCGACGACGACGCCTGGCCGCAGGCCCTCGCCATGCTCGCCAGGCCCCCGCTGCGCGACGCGCTGACCCAGCCGGTGCGGGTGCTGCTCCCGGACGGTACGACCCAGTCGGTGCGCCCGTACACCGCCTGGTGGCTGCGCGACCACCCGGTGCTCGACGGCCGCCGGCCTGCGGGCCTGCGGGCGGCGGGCGGCGACCCGCGGCTGGACGGGCTCTACGACTCGGTCGACGCGAGCGGTTTCGACGACGCCCAGGTGCTGCGTGCGCTCGGGGTGCGGACGTCGGTCGACGCGCTCCTCGACGAACCGGGCGGCTCGGCCGAGCTGTTGGGGCGTCTGGCGGACGAGGACCGTCCCGTCGGACCCGTACAGCTGCACGCGCTCTACACCGCCCTCGCCGAACTCGACCCGGACCAGGTCACGCTGCCGGAGGAGCTGCGGGCCGTCGTCGACGACGAGGTGCGGGTCGTCGACGCGGCGGACGCGGTGATCGCCGACGCACCCGACGTGCTGCCGCTCACCGGCGGGCTTCCGCTGCTGCCGGTGGCCCCGGTGCGCGCTGCCGAGCTCGCGGAACTGCTCCAGGTGCGGCGGCTCGGCGAGACGATCGAGGCCGAGGTGACGAGCGAGGGCGAGGAGCACCGCGTACCGGAATCGGTACGGATCCTGCTCGGCGCCGGGACCCCGGACTCGTACATCGAGCACGGGGAACTGCGCGCGGGCGGCGTCGAGCTGGACTGGCGCCGCACCCCGGACGGAGTGGTGCACGCCGCCACGCTGGAGGGGGTCGCCGCAGGGCTGGCCTGGGCGGCGGGGCAGTGGCCGCGCCGCTTCGAAGTGGCCGCGCTGCTGGAGGACCCGTCCCGCACGGAGGAGCTGGCGCGGGACCGCTGGTTCGACTGA
- a CDS encoding DUF5707 domain-containing protein produces MRIRATVAAVSGALALSALVVPAAQADDGRSWSNDHHFSVSKPSGAERFSGTTAAAAEELPVFTKAVVNGGKPVVVGTKSKQTYSLAITATHPSGVSDIFGYVWTGASIDDEYSYGINQNEETSSCTAVNATTTTCKMTVTFDPAYLINSDSGTWKVGAAALANDGEIGDSEYISKTYLQRFSKLTANAGPEPVAKGKALTVTGALTRANWNTGTYMGYTNQPVKLQFRKAGTSTYTTVKTVTSSSTGTLKTSVTASADGYWRYSFAGTSTTPAVSAAGDYVDVR; encoded by the coding sequence ATGCGTATTCGTGCCACCGTTGCCGCTGTCTCCGGCGCCTTGGCTCTGTCGGCCCTCGTCGTTCCGGCCGCGCAGGCCGATGACGGCCGCTCGTGGTCCAACGACCACCACTTCTCCGTCTCGAAGCCGAGCGGCGCCGAGCGCTTCTCCGGTACGACCGCTGCCGCCGCGGAAGAGCTCCCGGTCTTCACCAAGGCTGTCGTGAACGGCGGCAAGCCCGTCGTCGTGGGTACGAAGTCGAAGCAGACGTACAGCCTCGCCATCACGGCGACCCACCCCTCCGGTGTGTCCGACATCTTCGGTTACGTCTGGACCGGTGCGAGCATCGACGACGAGTACAGCTACGGCATCAACCAGAACGAGGAGACCTCCTCCTGCACGGCGGTCAACGCGACCACCACCACCTGCAAGATGACGGTCACCTTCGACCCGGCCTATCTGATCAACTCGGACTCGGGCACGTGGAAGGTGGGCGCCGCCGCGCTCGCCAACGACGGGGAGATCGGCGACAGCGAGTACATCTCGAAGACCTACCTCCAGCGCTTCTCGAAGCTGACGGCCAACGCGGGTCCCGAGCCCGTGGCGAAGGGCAAGGCCCTCACGGTCACCGGCGCCCTGACGCGCGCGAACTGGAACACCGGCACGTACATGGGCTACACCAACCAGCCCGTGAAGCTCCAGTTCCGCAAGGCCGGCACCTCGACGTACACCACCGTCAAGACGGTCACGTCGAGCTCCACCGGCACGCTGAAGACCTCGGTCACGGCCTCGGCCGACGGCTACTGGCGCTACTCGTTCGCGGGTACGTCCACCACCCCGGCCGTCTCGGCCGCCGGTGACTACGTCGACGTGCGCTAA
- a CDS encoding cation-translocating P-type ATPase, which produces MTQRALDSSGEQTPGHPRPAMIDAGSELDPVHPMRPPASARRTEGLTTAEVAERIARGEVNDVPVRSSRSVTEIVRANVFTRFNLIIGVLWVIMLFVAPIQDSLFGFVIIANTGIGIVQEWRAKKTLDGLAVIGEAKPTVRRDGVAAELPTSSIVLGDVIELGPGDKVVVDGAVAEADSLEIDESLLTGEADPVLKQPGDQVMSGSFVVAGGGAFTATKVGREAYAAQLAEEASRFTLVRSELRSGISTILKYVTWMMVPTSIGLIISQLVVKDNNVKDSVARTVGGIVPMIPEGLVLLTSVAFAIGVVRLGRKQCLVQELPAIEGLARVDVVCLDKTGTLTEGGMDVTETRPLNGSEEAYVQRVLGALGTSDPRPNASLQAIIDAYPEGGGWECTATLPFSSARKYSGAAFAEGDGRTSTWLLGAPDVLLPDRDPALAEIEHLNEQGLRVLLLARAVGELDAPDVADGAAPAALVVLEQRLRPDAGDTLAYFADQNVSVKVISGDNAVSVGAVAQKLGLPGAEHTLDARRLPTDPDEMASAMEQNAVFGRVTPQQKRDMVAALQSRGHTVAMTGDGVNDVLALKDADIGVSMGSGSEATRAVAQIVLLNNSFATLPSVVAEGRRVIGNITRVATLFLTKTVYSVLLAVLVVCFQVEYPFLPRHLTLLSTLTIGVPAFFLALAPNKERARPHFVRRVMRYAIPSGVIAAAATFATYLVARHYYAGTGALSAETSAATLTLFLVSMWVLAIIARPYTLWRVCLVAAMGLAFLIVLVVPWLQDFFALKLVGAPMPWTAVGIAAVAAAALEFAWRLVSRRFPA; this is translated from the coding sequence ATGACGCAGCGGGCACTGGACTCCTCCGGCGAACAGACCCCCGGACATCCCCGGCCGGCCATGATCGACGCCGGCTCGGAACTCGACCCCGTACACCCGATGCGGCCACCCGCCTCGGCCCGGCGCACCGAGGGCCTCACGACGGCCGAGGTCGCCGAACGGATCGCGCGGGGCGAGGTCAACGACGTGCCGGTGCGCTCCTCGCGCTCGGTCACCGAGATCGTCCGCGCGAACGTCTTCACCCGCTTCAACCTGATCATCGGCGTCCTCTGGGTGATCATGCTGTTCGTCGCGCCGATCCAGGACAGCCTCTTCGGCTTCGTGATCATCGCCAACACCGGAATCGGCATCGTCCAGGAATGGCGCGCCAAGAAGACCCTCGACGGTCTCGCCGTCATCGGCGAGGCGAAACCGACCGTGCGGCGCGACGGGGTCGCCGCCGAGCTCCCCACCTCCTCGATCGTCCTCGGTGACGTCATCGAGCTGGGCCCCGGCGACAAGGTCGTCGTGGACGGCGCCGTCGCCGAGGCCGACAGCCTGGAGATCGACGAGTCGCTGCTGACCGGCGAGGCCGACCCCGTGCTCAAGCAGCCCGGCGACCAGGTGATGTCGGGGAGCTTCGTCGTCGCGGGCGGTGGCGCGTTCACCGCCACGAAGGTCGGCCGCGAGGCGTACGCGGCGCAGCTCGCCGAGGAGGCGTCCCGCTTCACCCTCGTCCGCTCCGAGCTGCGCAGCGGCATCTCCACGATCCTCAAGTACGTGACCTGGATGATGGTGCCGACCTCGATCGGCCTGATCATCAGCCAGCTCGTCGTCAAGGACAACAATGTCAAGGATTCGGTGGCCCGCACCGTCGGCGGCATCGTCCCGATGATCCCCGAGGGTCTCGTCCTGCTCACCTCCGTCGCCTTCGCGATCGGGGTCGTGCGCCTCGGCCGCAAACAGTGCCTCGTGCAGGAACTCCCCGCCATCGAGGGCCTCGCCCGCGTCGACGTGGTCTGTCTGGACAAGACGGGCACCCTCACCGAGGGCGGCATGGACGTCACGGAGACCCGGCCGCTCAACGGTTCCGAGGAGGCGTACGTCCAGCGGGTGCTGGGTGCGCTCGGCACCTCCGACCCCCGGCCCAACGCCAGCCTCCAGGCCATCATCGACGCCTACCCCGAGGGCGGCGGATGGGAGTGCACCGCGACGCTGCCGTTCTCGTCGGCGCGCAAGTACAGCGGGGCCGCCTTCGCCGAGGGCGACGGGCGGACCTCGACCTGGCTGCTCGGCGCCCCCGACGTGCTGCTGCCCGACCGGGACCCGGCGCTCGCCGAGATCGAGCACCTCAACGAGCAGGGCCTGCGGGTGCTGCTCCTCGCGCGGGCGGTCGGCGAGCTGGACGCCCCGGACGTCGCCGACGGCGCCGCACCGGCCGCGCTCGTCGTGCTGGAGCAGCGGCTGCGGCCGGACGCCGGGGACACCCTGGCCTACTTCGCCGACCAGAACGTCTCCGTGAAGGTCATCTCCGGCGACAACGCCGTCTCGGTCGGCGCCGTCGCCCAGAAGCTCGGCCTGCCCGGCGCGGAGCACACCCTGGACGCCCGCCGGCTGCCCACCGACCCCGACGAGATGGCCTCGGCCATGGAGCAGAACGCGGTCTTCGGCCGGGTCACCCCGCAGCAGAAGCGGGACATGGTGGCGGCACTCCAGTCGCGCGGCCACACGGTCGCGATGACGGGCGACGGGGTCAACGACGTGCTCGCGCTCAAGGACGCCGACATCGGGGTCTCGATGGGCTCGGGCTCGGAGGCGACGCGCGCCGTGGCCCAGATCGTGCTGCTGAACAACAGCTTCGCGACGCTGCCGTCCGTCGTGGCCGAGGGCCGCCGGGTCATCGGCAACATCACCCGGGTCGCCACCCTCTTCCTCACGAAGACGGTCTACTCGGTGCTGCTGGCGGTGCTCGTCGTCTGCTTCCAGGTGGAGTACCCGTTCCTGCCCAGGCACCTGACACTGCTGTCGACGCTCACGATCGGCGTGCCCGCGTTCTTCCTGGCCCTGGCCCCGAACAAGGAGCGGGCCCGGCCGCACTTCGTACGCCGGGTGATGCGGTACGCGATTCCGTCCGGCGTCATCGCGGCGGCGGCCACCTTCGCCACCTACCTGGTGGCGCGGCACTACTACGCCGGTACGGGCGCCCTGAGCGCCGAGACGAGCGCGGCCACACTCACGCTGTTCCTCGTCTCGATGTGGGTCCTGGCGATCATCGCCCGCCCGTACACCCTCTGGCGGGTCTGCCTGGTCGCCGCGATGGGGCTGGCGTTCCTGATCGTGCTGGTCGTGCCGTGGCTCCAGGACTTCTTCGCCCTGAAGCTGGTGGGTGCTCCCATGCCCTGGACGGCGGTGGGGATCGCGGCGGTTGCGGCGGCTGCCCTGGAGTTCGCCTGGCGACTGGTCAGCCGCCGCTTCCCCGCTTAG
- a CDS encoding DUF2530 domain-containing protein, with translation MEKWTPKHEAPEPLEGPVVATITGGTILWFVLFLVQLPFYGWFDDHGHTWWVWTPLAGAGLGLIGIWYVRGREAALKRAADAPPQDTPAE, from the coding sequence ATGGAGAAGTGGACACCGAAACACGAGGCGCCCGAGCCCCTGGAGGGCCCCGTCGTCGCCACCATCACGGGCGGCACGATCCTCTGGTTCGTCCTCTTCCTCGTGCAGCTCCCCTTCTACGGCTGGTTCGACGACCACGGACACACCTGGTGGGTCTGGACTCCGCTGGCCGGTGCCGGCCTCGGCCTGATCGGTATCTGGTACGTACGGGGACGCGAGGCCGCCCTCAAGCGCGCAGCCGACGCCCCGCCGCAGGACACCCCCGCCGAGTGA